The following is a genomic window from Janibacter sp. DB-40.
GCGGCGGCCCTTGGCGCGGAGACCGGACGCCTTGGTCACGTGCCCTGCGTGGTCTGCAGGTCCGGTCTCCGGCCTGAGTCGGGCCACCACCCCTCTCAACCCGCTCACCGCTTCCCGCGGACCACGACGAGCCCCTGGCGCCAAGACGCCAGGGGCTCGTTCGTTGCCGGAGGACGCTTACTGCTCCTCGGTCAGCTCGGTCTCGAACGCCTCGGGATTCTCCTCGATCCAGGCGTCGATGGCCTCGGCTTCCTTGCCCTCGCCGTACTCGTTGACGACCATGTCCTCGAGCGAGCCGTACTCCTCGTCATCGAGCTTGATGCCCTCGATGAGGTCGGCCGCCTCGGAGTACTCGTCGGAGAAGCCCTTGGTGCCCAGGAAGTGCAGGGCCTCGGACTCACCGAGCGCACCCTTGGGGTCCTTCAGGTCACGCACCGGGAAGGCGCTGTTGGCCCAGAAGGGACGCCACAGGGTGACGACGATCTCCTCCTTGGCGTCCGTCGCCTTCTTCAGCTCGGCGAGCATGCCGGTCGTCGACGAGGTGACGAGCTCGAAGTCCTGCCCGAGGCCGTACTCCGGGATGACGCTCTCCTTCGTCGCCTTCGTCAGGCCCGCACCCGGCTCGATGCCGATGATCTTCCCGTCGAGCTGCTGGGCGTGGTCCGGCAGGTCGGCGATGGACTGCATCTCGCTGTACTCCGGCACCGCCAGGGTCAGCTTCGCGTTGTCGTAGTACGCGCCGATGTCCTCGATGTCCTCGCCGTACTCCTCCATGTACGCCGCGTGGGTCACCTCCGGCCACGCGGAGGGGTACATGTCGACGTCGCCCTTGGCCAGGGCGGTGTACAGCGGCCCGGCCTCGGTCAGGGTCTGCATCTCCACCTCGTAACCGGCCTTGGTCAGCTGGTCCTCGAGGAGGTACGCGGTCGACAGGCCGTCGGTCCACGACGGGATGAAGCCCATGGTGATGGTGCCCTTGCTCTCCCCGCCTCCCCCGGAGCCGGAGTCCCCGTCGCCGCTGTCCCCGCACGCGGCGAGCGTGAGGGCCAGGGTCGAGGCGGCTGTCGCCGCGAGCGCCTTGCGGCTGAGTCGCTTGTTCATCTCTTGTCCTTTCGTGTGACGTCACCGCCGTGGCGGTGGTGTCGATGGTCACCGGCGCGAGCCGGTCTGGTTACGAACGGTTGGTGGCCCGCTGCACGATGCGTCGGAGGGAACCGGGGTAGTCCCCGGGGTTGCCGAGGG
Proteins encoded in this region:
- a CDS encoding glycine betaine ABC transporter substrate-binding protein is translated as MNKRLSRKALAATAASTLALTLAACGDSGDGDSGSGGGGESKGTITMGFIPSWTDGLSTAYLLEDQLTKAGYEVEMQTLTEAGPLYTALAKGDVDMYPSAWPEVTHAAYMEEYGEDIEDIGAYYDNAKLTLAVPEYSEMQSIADLPDHAQQLDGKIIGIEPGAGLTKATKESVIPEYGLGQDFELVTSSTTGMLAELKKATDAKEEIVVTLWRPFWANSAFPVRDLKDPKGALGESEALHFLGTKGFSDEYSEAADLIEGIKLDDEEYGSLEDMVVNEYGEGKEAEAIDAWIEENPEAFETELTEEQ